One stretch of Brevibacillus laterosporus DNA includes these proteins:
- a CDS encoding ABC transporter permease yields MTFLQFIATNVRRKFRFYLAYFLSITFVIMIYFTYGMFIYHPGTATQGLHYLVVNGMTAAEVIIFCFSFAFIWYSTNIFLKMRKKEFAVLAILGISRWQINFMIFMENLLLVTLSMVVGIGFGLLFSKSFFIFAAAILDIEEIPFYIPTEALVLTIVSFYTAFLLISLFTLFTTKHRSIKVLLDESRKPKKEPKGSVILSLFSILCIGSAYYITFTLKNDIIEVIKWMFIVILLTCVGTYFFYSQFGGFLINWVKKTPILYWRGTRIIWLSDLAYRIKDNAQMFFMVTIVSTVAFTSAGTLISVLGVLGMVKETLPLTVEYTYNNQNQQEGKKTKQIIENHLANYHVNYQRVDVEDLYFTKPSRVDVIKISAYNQLATLLDRETYQVKKGEALWIRANYLPHEGTPLLPDQSGRPFRIVNKVDKPILSFQWNTLAVSDEDFTNLKEKASTSYMVVGYVVPAWKNDEPINKEAVAFSKEINEKVPNQHPLVRDAYYAEAKQAVGSMLFIGLFVAVIFYVCAGSFLYFRLYMDLDRDKQYYQTISKIGLSVEEWQKSMTVQIALLFFVPFTLAIVHTSVALVGLQKVYASSTFVFSIFKTSILSILIFFVLQLVYFLIVRSHFLQKLKRHLV; encoded by the coding sequence ATGACTTTTCTACAGTTCATCGCAACTAATGTGCGGCGTAAATTCAGGTTTTATCTAGCTTACTTTTTAAGTATTACTTTTGTCATTATGATTTATTTTACCTATGGCATGTTTATTTATCATCCAGGAACAGCCACACAAGGTCTACATTACCTGGTGGTTAATGGGATGACTGCAGCCGAAGTAATCATTTTTTGTTTTTCCTTTGCTTTCATTTGGTACTCTACGAATATCTTTCTTAAGATGCGTAAAAAAGAGTTTGCCGTTTTAGCTATACTTGGTATTTCGCGTTGGCAAATTAATTTTATGATATTTATGGAAAACCTGTTGTTAGTCACTTTATCCATGGTGGTTGGTATTGGATTTGGACTGTTATTCTCCAAATCCTTCTTCATATTCGCTGCGGCCATTCTTGATATCGAAGAAATTCCATTTTATATACCTACCGAGGCACTTGTGCTTACGATTGTTTCATTTTATACTGCATTTTTGCTTATCTCTTTGTTTACTTTGTTTACAACGAAGCACCGGAGTATCAAGGTTTTACTTGATGAGTCACGCAAACCTAAAAAGGAGCCTAAAGGTTCCGTTATTTTATCCCTTTTCTCTATCCTTTGCATTGGATCAGCCTACTATATCACGTTTACACTCAAAAACGATATCATTGAAGTGATAAAGTGGATGTTTATTGTCATCCTATTAACCTGTGTTGGTACTTACTTCTTCTACTCACAGTTTGGGGGATTCCTGATTAATTGGGTTAAGAAAACACCAATTCTCTACTGGCGTGGAACCCGAATCATCTGGCTATCTGATCTAGCTTATCGCATTAAGGATAATGCACAAATGTTTTTTATGGTAACGATTGTTTCCACCGTCGCCTTTACTTCGGCAGGAACCCTGATCAGTGTCCTAGGTGTACTTGGTATGGTCAAAGAGACTCTTCCATTAACAGTCGAATATACGTATAACAACCAAAACCAACAAGAGGGTAAAAAGACGAAACAAATAATTGAAAACCATCTAGCTAATTACCATGTAAACTATCAACGCGTAGATGTAGAAGATTTATATTTTACCAAACCCTCACGTGTAGATGTGATAAAAATATCAGCTTATAATCAATTAGCAACGCTTCTAGATCGAGAGACTTATCAAGTCAAGAAGGGAGAGGCTCTTTGGATACGAGCGAACTATTTACCACATGAAGGAACCCCTTTACTTCCTGATCAAAGCGGTAGACCCTTTCGCATTGTAAACAAGGTGGACAAACCCATTCTTTCTTTTCAATGGAATACGTTAGCTGTGTCCGATGAAGACTTTACCAATTTGAAAGAAAAAGCATCCACTAGCTATATGGTTGTAGGTTATGTTGTTCCTGCTTGGAAAAATGATGAACCTATCAATAAAGAGGCGGTAGCCTTTTCCAAAGAAATTAATGAAAAGGTACCCAATCAACATCCCTTAGTGCGTGACGCCTACTATGCTGAAGCTAAGCAGGCCGTTGGTAGTATGTTATTCATAGGCTTATTTGTAGCCGTGATATTCTATGTTTGTGCAGGGAGCTTTTTATACTTCCGACTCTATATGGATCTTGATCGGGATAAACAATACTATCAAACGATCTCTAAGATTGGCTTGTCAGTAGAAGAATGGCAAAAAAGCATGACTGTCCAGATTGCTCTGCTGTTCTTTGTCCCGTTCACATTGGCTATCGTCCACACGTCAGTGGCATTAGTTGGTCTTCAAAAGGTATATGCTAGTAGTACCTTCGTTTTTTCCATCTTTAAAACGTCGATTCTAAGCATTCTGATCTTCTTTGTGCTTCAGCTCGTCTATTTCCTAATTGTTCGCTCTCACTTTTTACAAAAACTAAAAAGACACCTTGTTTAG
- a CDS encoding ABC transporter ATP-binding protein, with translation MGLLQVTNLSKIYGGRIPYRALTDVNFHIEEGEFIAIMGPSGSGKTTLLNLIATIDIPTTGHILLDGENPHKIKKSKLALFRRRNLGFVFQDYNLLDTLTLGENILLPLALDYYKIPDMKQKLDEISTQLEISHILQKRPYEVSGGQNQRAAIARAIIHSPSLLLADEPTGNLDSKSARIVMETLQNINITKKTTMMMVTHDPVAASYCDRVLFIKDGKLYNEIQRGESRQVFFQQILDVLALLGGSTYDFSTVHRN, from the coding sequence ATGGGACTGCTTCAGGTGACAAACCTTAGCAAAATATATGGAGGAAGAATTCCATATCGGGCTTTAACCGACGTGAATTTTCACATAGAAGAGGGAGAGTTTATTGCCATAATGGGTCCATCTGGTAGTGGCAAAACGACCTTGTTGAATCTTATCGCTACGATTGATATCCCTACCACTGGACATATTTTATTAGATGGTGAAAATCCACATAAAATAAAAAAATCAAAACTAGCACTATTTCGAAGACGCAATCTAGGCTTTGTTTTTCAGGATTATAATCTATTAGATACATTGACGCTGGGCGAAAATATCTTGTTGCCGCTCGCTCTTGATTACTACAAGATTCCTGATATGAAACAAAAATTGGACGAGATATCTACTCAGCTAGAGATTAGTCATATATTACAAAAACGTCCCTACGAGGTGTCAGGTGGTCAGAATCAGCGTGCTGCCATTGCCAGAGCTATCATTCATTCTCCCTCGCTTTTGCTAGCAGACGAGCCTACAGGCAACCTGGACTCCAAATCAGCTCGTATCGTCATGGAAACCTTGCAAAACATTAACATCACAAAGAAAACAACCATGATGATGGTGACACATGATCCTGTAGCAGCTAGTTACTGTGATCGCGTCTTATTTATCAAGGATGGCAAGCTATATAATGAGATTCAGCGTGGAGAAAGCCGTCAGGTGTTCTTCCAACAAATTTTAGATGTTCTTGCGCTTTTAGGGGGAAGTACCTATGACTTTTCTACAGTTCATCGCAACTAA
- the blaOXA gene encoding class D beta-lactamase produces the protein MNLFKYGAVLLLSVAMAGCSVMAKESELQKPASIPEQKQIVDLTKMEVKEFFPNDEGAFILRDLEKNTTFIFNEERAKQSQAPQSTFKIMNALIGLQVKAVDDEYTVKRWDGVKRDLDAWNKDHTLGSAMRHSAVWYYQQLARDIGAEQMKEWLHKASYGNQDISGGIDKFWLNSSLKITPLEQADFLEKLYKEQLPFDKQVMKTVKRMIIQQDEDLYTLYGKTGTRATPPAGWFVGFVKVEGHPYVFVTTVNGEGDSSGVKAKNVTLQILKKYNMLPMPSQNK, from the coding sequence ATGAACCTATTTAAATATGGTGCGGTCTTACTACTAAGTGTGGCAATGGCTGGATGTTCGGTAATGGCAAAGGAGTCTGAGCTACAAAAACCGGCAAGTATACCAGAGCAAAAACAGATCGTTGATTTGACCAAAATGGAAGTGAAAGAATTTTTCCCGAACGATGAAGGGGCGTTTATCCTACGTGATCTGGAGAAAAATACGACATTTATCTTCAATGAAGAAAGAGCGAAACAATCGCAAGCACCACAGTCTACTTTTAAAATCATGAATGCTTTGATTGGTCTTCAAGTAAAAGCGGTGGACGATGAATATACTGTGAAGCGCTGGGATGGCGTGAAGCGTGATCTTGATGCCTGGAACAAGGATCATACGCTTGGTTCGGCGATGCGCCATTCAGCAGTCTGGTATTATCAGCAGTTGGCCCGTGATATCGGTGCAGAACAGATGAAAGAATGGTTGCATAAAGCTTCATATGGAAATCAGGATATCAGTGGTGGTATTGATAAGTTTTGGCTAAACAGTTCATTAAAGATTACTCCGCTTGAACAAGCTGATTTTCTAGAGAAGCTATATAAAGAACAATTACCTTTTGACAAACAAGTGATGAAGACAGTTAAACGTATGATTATCCAGCAAGATGAAGATCTATATACGCTTTATGGTAAAACAGGTACACGTGCCACACCGCCAGCTGGTTGGTTTGTAGGTTTTGTTAAAGTAGAGGGACATCCTTATGTCTTTGTTACCACTGTGAATGGAGAAGGAGATTCTTCGGGGGTAAAAGCTAAAAACGTTACATTACAAATCCTTAAAAAATATAACATGTTACCAATGCCATCCCAAAACAAATAG
- a CDS encoding FHA domain-containing protein: MLGVEAYLFIKKGDSNQTTVKKFITETECTIGRRGATYQPDLSFTSLFISRQHAVIRQERDQYVLYDLNSKHGTEVNGQPLQNTPHLLQYGDRITLAKGEAEFIFFTLENELDVTREFIRPLVATKDQVAEQIEMTPVNTVVKGLTINVERREILLDGVRLYLSGKDIDLLMLMYERVNQAVSYDEMKVHVWPERTSTEVDGLPDVGRAEINALVYRLRKRLGEYGDKIITIPRYGYMLDL; the protein is encoded by the coding sequence ATGTTGGGAGTAGAAGCATATCTCTTCATTAAAAAGGGAGATTCCAACCAGACAACGGTAAAGAAATTCATTACAGAGACTGAATGCACAATTGGTAGACGTGGGGCGACGTATCAACCAGATTTATCTTTTACCAGTTTATTTATATCCAGACAGCATGCTGTCATCCGCCAAGAGAGGGATCAGTACGTTCTTTATGACCTGAACAGCAAACATGGCACTGAGGTAAATGGACAGCCGCTCCAGAATACCCCGCATCTTTTGCAATACGGAGATCGTATTACTTTAGCAAAAGGGGAGGCAGAATTTATTTTCTTTACATTGGAAAATGAATTGGATGTAACGCGGGAGTTTATAAGACCATTGGTGGCTACTAAGGATCAGGTGGCTGAACAGATTGAGATGACACCGGTGAATACGGTTGTGAAAGGTTTGACCATCAATGTGGAGAGAAGAGAAATCTTACTGGATGGAGTTCGCCTTTATTTATCGGGAAAAGATATTGATTTGTTGATGCTCATGTACGAACGTGTAAATCAAGCTGTTAGCTATGATGAGATGAAAGTACATGTTTGGCCAGAACGAACATCTACCGAAGTAGATGGGTTGCCAGATGTAGGCCGAGCTGAAATTAATGCATTAGTTTACCGTTTGCGTAAAAGGTTGGGCGAGTACGGTGATAAAATTATTACCATACCGCGGTACGGATATATGTTGGACTTATAA
- a CDS encoding penicillin-binding transpeptidase domain-containing protein: MKRILFFSIIGVLLAAGGIFIYAHLMENDPRVVKDRAEKRFGDYLDSWSKQDFAQMYEQLSMDTKKNMTKADFIGRYETIYNGMEANHLQMKDTSKGRESITEKEEIHLPYQVSMDTVAGSLTFTHQLTMVRENQSGKKDWYIKWNESLIFPSMKEKDKVRVQTILPQRGEIVDRQGKLLATTGIAYEIGLLPAKWDNNSDDKKQKAAALLDMTMEQIDAKRKAKWVKPELFVPLATQAKEDERLDQLEKINGLMIRKKEVRYYPYRQATAHLIGYIGSMGEEQWKLYQPKGYRSTDLVGKAGVEQVYEEQLHGTPGARIIIADEEGQEKEVLAKKLAQDGQKLSLTIDGDLQFSIYEEMKGDAGTAAAIHPLTGEVLAMLSTPAYDPNAFIRGLSNKQWTELNNNPAKPLLNRFAIGFAPGSTFKPITAAIGLEQGSIQPEQGMLVKGLHWQKDTSWGKYEVTRVKDPYSPVTLEKALMYSDNIYFAQAALQMGQQVFLEGTEKFGIGESLPLTYPLKRSKIANKEIRNEIQLADSGYGQGEVTMTPLHLALTYSTFLNEGNMIYPTLIQQEAKPQAYWKEGVMSKETAALIRDDLIQVMENPQGTGRFAKPAGIRVAGKTGTAELKAKKGEDGMEYGWMAVFNVDKPKLLLTMMVENVKGRGGSHYLDPKVKRIFSQAVRGDSSE; the protein is encoded by the coding sequence ATGAAAAGAATACTCTTTTTTTCAATAATAGGAGTCCTTCTTGCGGCAGGAGGCATTTTCATTTATGCCCATTTGATGGAAAATGACCCACGTGTTGTAAAGGATCGGGCAGAAAAACGGTTTGGGGATTATCTTGATAGCTGGAGTAAACAGGATTTTGCCCAAATGTACGAGCAACTATCGATGGATACAAAAAAGAATATGACAAAGGCTGATTTCATAGGTCGCTATGAGACCATTTATAACGGGATGGAAGCAAATCACTTGCAAATGAAAGATACATCAAAGGGACGTGAATCCATCACCGAAAAAGAGGAGATTCACCTGCCCTATCAAGTTAGTATGGATACGGTAGCTGGTTCACTCACCTTTACACATCAACTAACCATGGTGCGTGAAAACCAGAGTGGAAAAAAAGATTGGTACATCAAATGGAACGAATCCCTCATTTTTCCTAGCATGAAGGAGAAAGATAAGGTGAGGGTCCAAACAATCCTGCCACAGCGGGGAGAAATTGTAGATCGACAAGGCAAGCTATTAGCTACAACAGGGATTGCTTATGAAATCGGGTTATTACCTGCAAAATGGGACAATAACTCAGATGATAAAAAACAAAAGGCGGCCGCTCTACTAGATATGACCATGGAACAGATTGACGCAAAACGTAAGGCGAAATGGGTAAAGCCGGAGTTATTTGTTCCATTAGCTACTCAAGCAAAGGAAGATGAGCGATTGGATCAATTGGAAAAGATTAATGGATTGATGATACGCAAGAAAGAGGTGCGTTACTATCCTTATCGCCAAGCTACCGCTCATTTGATCGGTTACATCGGCAGTATGGGTGAAGAACAATGGAAGCTGTATCAACCAAAAGGTTATCGCTCCACTGATCTGGTGGGGAAGGCGGGCGTGGAGCAGGTCTATGAGGAACAATTACACGGTACTCCAGGTGCGCGCATTATTATAGCCGATGAAGAGGGACAAGAAAAGGAAGTGTTAGCAAAAAAGCTGGCACAAGACGGACAGAAGCTCTCTCTAACAATTGATGGTGACCTACAGTTTTCTATTTACGAGGAAATGAAGGGTGATGCAGGAACAGCAGCGGCTATTCATCCACTCACTGGGGAAGTACTAGCTATGTTAAGTACACCAGCGTATGACCCCAATGCTTTTATCCGTGGATTATCCAACAAGCAGTGGACGGAATTAAATAACAATCCGGCTAAACCTTTGCTAAATCGTTTTGCCATTGGATTCGCACCGGGCTCTACCTTTAAGCCTATTACGGCAGCGATAGGACTTGAACAAGGAAGTATTCAGCCTGAGCAAGGCATGCTGGTCAAGGGATTACACTGGCAAAAAGATACGTCATGGGGCAAGTACGAGGTAACGCGAGTAAAGGATCCATACAGTCCCGTTACTTTAGAAAAAGCACTTATGTATTCAGATAATATTTATTTCGCGCAAGCCGCTTTACAGATGGGACAGCAAGTTTTTTTAGAAGGGACAGAAAAGTTTGGTATAGGTGAAAGTTTACCGCTCACATATCCATTAAAAAGATCAAAAATAGCTAACAAAGAGATTAGAAATGAGATTCAGCTAGCTGATTCTGGGTACGGACAAGGGGAGGTTACGATGACACCACTTCATCTCGCGTTGACGTATAGCACGTTTTTAAATGAGGGCAATATGATCTACCCCACTTTGATCCAGCAAGAAGCTAAGCCACAAGCTTATTGGAAAGAAGGTGTGATGTCCAAAGAAACGGCAGCATTGATTAGAGATGACTTGATTCAAGTAATGGAAAACCCTCAAGGAACAGGACGGTTTGCTAAACCAGCAGGTATTCGCGTGGCGGGTAAAACAGGTACAGCCGAATTAAAGGCTAAAAAGGGTGAGGACGGAATGGAATATGGTTGGATGGCGGTTTTTAATGTAGATAAACCCAAGCTATTGCTTACTATGATGGTGGAAAATGTAAAAGGTCGGGGCGGAAGTCATTATCTTGATCCAAAGGTAAAACGAATTTTTTCGCAAGCGGTAAGAGGAGACTCCAGTGAATAG